A portion of the Lolium rigidum isolate FL_2022 chromosome 1, APGP_CSIRO_Lrig_0.1, whole genome shotgun sequence genome contains these proteins:
- the LOC124694361 gene encoding elongation factor 1-gamma 1-like, whose amino-acid sequence MALVLHSGSGNKNAYKALIAAEYCGINVELAKNFEMGVSNKTPEFIKMNPLGKVPVLETPDGAVFESNAIARYVARSKGDNVLYGSSLIDYAHVEQWMDFAATEVDTNLARWLYPRLGYWPYIPPSEEAAIAGLKRALDALNTHLASNTFLVGHAVTLADIVMTCNLYHGFARILTKTFTSEFPHVERYFWTMVNQPNFKKVIGEVKQADAVPAVQKKAAAPAPAKPKEVKKEAPKEAPKPVVEALEEEAPKPKAKNPLDLLPPSKMVLDDWKRLYSNTKSNFHEVAIKGFWNMFDPEGYSLWFCEYKYQEENTVSYVTMNKVGGFLQRMDLCRKYAFGKMLVIGSVPPFKLKGLWLFRGQEIPKFVMEEVYDMELYTWTKVDLSDEAQKERVNAMIEDLEPFEGEALLDAKCFK is encoded by the exons ATGGCGCTC GTTTTGCACTCTGGGAGCGGCAACAAGAATGCCTACAAGGCACTCATCGCTGCGGAGTACTGTGGAATCAACGTTGAGCTGGCCAAGAACTTTGAGATGGGTGTCTCCAACAAAACCCCTGAGTTCATCAAGATGAATCCCCTTGGGAAG GTTCCTGTCCTTGAGACGCCTGATGGTGCTGTTTTTGAGAGCAATGCTATTGCACGCTATG TTGCTCGCTCAAAGGGTGACAACGTTCTTTATGGCAGCTCTCTCATCGACTAC GCACATGTTGAGCAATGGATGGACTTTGCTGCCACAGAGGTTGATACCAATCTCGCAAGGTGGTTGTACCCGAGGCTTGGTTATTGGCCTTACATTCCTCCG TCCGAGGAAGCTGCCATTGCTGGATTGAAGAGGGCGCTTGATGCTTTGAACACCCACCTGGCCTCAAACACATTCCTTGTTGGGCATGCTGTCACTCTGGCCGATATCGTCATGACATGCAACCTCTACCATGGTTTTGCACGCATCTTGACCAAGACTTTCACATCTGAGTTCCCTCATGTCGAGAGGTACTTCTGGACAATGGTTAACCAGCCTAACTTCAAGAAGGTCATTGGTGAGGTCAAGCAGGCAGATGCTGTTCCTGCTGTTCAGAAGAAggcggctgctcctgctcctgctaaaccaaaggaggtcaagaaagaggcTCCCAAGGAGGCCCCAAAGCCAGTGGTTGAGGCACTAGAGGAGGAGGCACCAAAGCCCAAGGCCAAAAATCCCCTTGATCTGCTGCCACCAAGCAAGATGGTGCTTGATGACTGGAAGAGGCTGTACTCCAACACAAAGAGCAACTTCCATGAGGTTGCCATTAAAG GTTTCTGGAACATGTTTGACCCAGAGGGATACTCTCTGTGGTTCTGTGAATACAAGTACCAAGAAGAGAACACCGTGTCATACGTGACCATGAACAAGGTCGGCGGTTTCCTCCAGAGGATGGACCTGTGCCGCAAGTATGCTTTTGGCAAGATGCTCGTGATTGGTTCTGTGCCGCCCTTCAAGCTCAAGGGACTGTGGCTCTTCCGTGGCCAGGAGATCCCCAAGTTCGTCATGGAAGAGGTCTACGACATGGAACTCTACACGTGGACCAAGGTCGACCTCTCCGATGAGGCCCAGAAGGAGCGCGTCAACGCCATGATCGAGGACCTTGAGCCATTCGAGGGGGAGGCCTTGCTCGATGCCAAGTGCTTCAAGTAA
- the LOC124683715 gene encoding uncharacterized protein LOC124683715 — MAISRARSRAARLLPLLLLILLAPLIYSVSRLRLSWAPEQGLNLSHPAATKRPDGLVLGPAAGQGRPDRLQCQGLKAVNKISLASERKDSGEPVSFVTVFTTYNSHPAGAGKVPSDAVTVGKHSYSKEERSMAILNTFVSFIQVSMPTSKVIILTDPKSKLAIHQGRATILPIEGNYSRGNLMLQRIKSYIAFLELKLVEVDQVNSFSNYIFTDSDMAVVDDLGHIFKRYPHCHLALTFRNNKGQPLNSGFVAVRGTSDGISKAIGFFRKVLEAYNVKYMKASRMLGDQLALAWVVKSYLPSAFGKISRPEIFTEEVNGASVLFLPCAVYNWTPPEGAGQFHGMPLDVKVVHFKGSRKRLMLEAWDFYNSTSQLSDMLCLILKSGRTKYDF, encoded by the exons ATGGCGATCTCGAGGGCCCGGAgccgggcggcccgcctcctcccgctcctcctcctcatcctcctcgcccCGCTCATCTACTCCG TTTCCAGGCTGCGGTTGAGCTGGGCGCCGGAGCAGGGCCTCAACCTGTCCCATCCTGCGGCAACGAAGCGTCCCGATGGCCTCGTACTCGGCCCGGCCGCCGGCCAGGGCCGCCCCGATCGCCTCCAGTGCCAAG GACTTAAAGCCGTGAATAAGATCAGTTTAGCAAGTGAAAGAAAAGATTCTGGAGAACCTGTTTCATTTGTTACAGTATTTACAACCTACAATTCTCACCCAGCTGGAGCTGGTAAAGTGCCATCTGATGCTGTAACTGTTGGGAAGCATTCTTATAGCAAGGAGGAAAGGTCCATGGCCATTCTGAACACTTTCGTCAGTTTCATACAG GTGTCAATGCCAACAAGCAAGGTCATAATATTGACTGATCCAAAGTCGAAATTGGCAATACATCAAGGGAGGGCGACAATACTTCCTATCGAAGGAAATTATTCTCGAGGAAATTTGATGCTTCAGAGAATAAAGTCCTACATT GCCTTTCTAGAGCTAAAACTTGTGGAGGTTGACCAAGTGAACAGCTTTAGTAATTATATTTTCACTGATTCTGATATGGCAGTGGTTGATGATCTTGGACATATCTTCAAGAGATATCCTCATTGTCACCTTGCTCTTACTTTTCGTAATAACAAAGGCCAACCTCTGAACTCTGGATTTGTAGCGGTGAGAGGGACCAGCGATGGCATCTCTAA GGCTATCGGATTCTTCAGAAAAGTCCTTGAAGCATACAACGTAAAATATATGAAGGCTTCACGCATGCTTGGTGATCAATTAGCACTGGCATGGGTTGTGAAGTCTTATCTGCCGTCGGCTTTTGGGAAAATTTCTAGGCCTGAAATATTTACAGAAGAAGTCAATGGAGCATCTGTTCTGTTTTTGCCTTGTGCGGTTTATAATTGGACTCCACCTGAGGGTGCTGGACAGTTCCATGGTATGCCCTTGGATGTTAAG GTTGTCCATTTCAAAGGATCAAGAAAGCGTTTGATGCTTGAGGCATGGGATTTCTACAATTCAACCTCTCAATTATCTGACATGTTGTGCCTAATCTTGAAGAGTGGCAGAACGAAATATGACTTCTGA
- the LOC124683714 gene encoding cell division cycle protein 48 homolog: MESASSSKKAANRLVVEEATTDDNSICNLHPATMDELSIFKGDLVLLKGKRRRATVCIVIPDDTCEEHKLRINKVARSNLRVRIADVVSVHLCPDAKYGRRVHVLPVDDTVEGITGNLFEAYLKPYFADAYRPVHKGDLFLVRGGMRSVEFKVIEIDPASDNYCIVAGDTEIFCDGEPVKREDEERLDGIGYDDVGGMRKQMNQIRELVELPLRHPQIFKSLGVKPPKGILLYGPPGSGKTLIARAVANETGAFFFCINGPEIMSKMAGESESNLRKAFEEAEKNAPSIIFIDEIDSIAPKREKTHGEVERRIVSQLLTLMDGMKARAHVIVMGATNRPNSIDPALRRFGRFDREIDIGVPDEVGRLEVLRIHTKNMKLSEDVNLEVVAKDTHGYVGADLAALCTEAALQCIREKMDVIDLEDDTIDAEILNSMSVTNDHLKTALVGTNPSALRETVVEVPNVSWSDIGGLDGVKRELQETVQYPVEHPEKFEKFGMSPSKGVLFYGPPGCGKTLLAKAIANECQANFISIKGPELLTMWFGESEANVREIFDKARQSAPCVLFFDELDSIAMQRGGSVGDAGGAADRVLNQLLTEMDGMNAKKTVFIIGATNRPDIIDSALLRPGRLDQLIYIPLPDEASRHQIFKACLRKSPVAKDVDLGALARFTTGFSGADITEICQRACKYAIREDIEKDIERQRSGMEVDGGQEDEVAEIKAAHFEESMKYARRSVSDGDIRKYQSFAQTLQQSRGFGTEFRFPVQPQASEVSPNAFDTSVAADEDDLYN; the protein is encoded by the coding sequence GGCGGCGAACcggctggtggtggaggaggcgacCACGGACGACAACTCCATCTGCAACCTCCACCCGGCCACCATGGACGAGCTCTCCATCTTCAAGGGCGACCTCGTGCTGCTCAAGGGCAAGCGTCGCCGCGCCACCGTCTGCATCGTCATCCCCGACGACACCTGCGAGGAGCACAAGCTCAGGATCAACAAGGTGGCCCGCTCCAACCTCAGGGTACGCATCGCCGACGTCGTGTCCGTGCACCTCTGCCCCGACGCCAAGTACGGTAGGCGCGTGCAcgtcctccccgtcgacgacacCGTCGAGGGCATCACGGGCAACCTGTTCGAGGCCTACCTCAAGCCCTACTTCGCGGACGCCTACCGCCCGGTGCACAAGGGCGACCTCTTCCTCGTGCGCGGCGGCATGCGGAGCGTTGAGTTCAAGGTCATCGAGATCGACCCTGCCAGCGACAACTACTGCATCGTGGCGGGAGACACGGAGATCTTCTGCGACGGCgagccggtgaagagggaggacgAGGAGCGGCTCGACGGCATCGGCTATGACGACGTGGGCGGCATGCGCAAGCAGATGAACCAGATCAGGGAGCTGGTCGAGCTGCCGCTCAGGCACCCGCAGATTTTCAAGTCTCTCGGCGTGAAGCCTCCCAAGGGCATCCTCTTGTACGGCCCTCCCGGCTCCGGCAAGACGCTGATCGCTCGTGCCGTGGCCAACGAGACGGGAGCCTTCTTCTTCTGCATCAATggccccgagatcatgtccaagaTGGCCGGCGAGAGCGAGAGCAACTTGAGGAAGGCCTTCGAAGAGGCCGAGAAGAACGCGCCGTCCATCATCTTCATTGATGAGATCGACTCCATTGCTCCAAAGAGGGAGAAGACACACGGCGAGGTGGAGAGGCGCATTGTGTCCCAGCTGCTGACGCTCATGGACGGGATGAAGGCGCGAGCGCACGTCATCGTCATGGGCGCCACGAACCGCCCCAACAGTATCGACCCTGCTCTCAGGCGCTTCGGGAGGTTCGACCGCGAGATCGACATTGGCGTGCCGGACGAGGTCGGGCGCCTTGAGGTTCTACGCATCCACACCAAAAACATGAAGCTCTCTGAGGACGTTAACCTGGAGGTGGTCGCCAAGGACACTCACGGGTATGTTGGCGCTGACTTGGCCGCACTCTGCACCGAAGCGGCGCTGCAATGTATTAGGGAGAAGATGGACGTGATTGATCTTGAGGACGACACAATCGACGCCGAGATCTTGAACTCCATGTCTGTCACCAACGACCACCTCAAGACTGCTCTTGTCGGCACGAACCCTTCGGCGCTTCGCGAGACCGTCGTGGAGGTGCCCAACGTCAGCTGGAGCGACATCGGCGGTCTCGACGGCGTCAAGAGGGAGCTGCAGGAGACTGTGCAGTACCCGGTGGAGCACCCCGAGAAGTTTGAGAAGTTCGGCATGTCGCCTTCCAAGGGCGTCCTCTTCTACGGGCCACCAGGCTGCGGCAAGACGCTACTGGCCAAGGCGATCGCCAACGAGTGTCAAGCCAacttcatcagcatcaaggggcccGAGCTGCTCACCATGTGGTTCGGCGAGAGCGAGGCCAACGTCCGTGAGATCTTCGACAAGGCGAGGCAGTCGGCGCCGTGCGTGCTCTTCTTCGACGAGCTCGACTCGATCGCGATGCAGCGCGGCGGCAGCGTGGGAGACGCCGGCGGTGCAGCCGACAGGGTCCTGAACCAGCTGCTGACGGAGATGGACGGCATGAACGCCAAGAAGACAGTGTTCATCATCGGCGCCACCAACAGGCCGGACATCATCGACTCGGCGTTGCTCCGTCCCGGCCGCCTCGACCAGCTCATATACATCCCCTTGCCGGACGAGGCCTCGCGACACCAGATCTTCAAGGCTTGCCTCAGGAAGTCTCCCGTGGCCAAGGACGTCGACCTCGGTGCACTCGCGAGGTTCACGACAGGTTTCAGTGGCGCCGACATCACAGAGATTTGCCAGAGGGCGTGCAAATATGCCATCAGGGAAGACATTGAGAAGGACATCGAGAGGCAGAGGTCAGGCATGGAGGTGGACGGCGGGCaggaagatgaagtggctgagatCAAGGCAGCTCACTTCGAGGAGTCGATGAAGTACGCGAGGAGGAGTGTGAGCGACGGCGACATCAGGAAGTACCAGTCGTTTGCTCAGACGCTGCAGCAGTCCAGGGGCTTCGGCACCGAGTTCCGCTTCCCGGTGCAGCCACAAGCGTCAGAAGTTTCTCCCAATGCCTTTGACACCTCGGTGGCAGCCGATGAGGATGATCTCTACAACTAA
- the LOC124694350 gene encoding histone deacetylase 2-like codes for MSSSSAAPKGPTPADALRRNRILSSKLYFDVPGSKAPVVYSAAYDIAFLGIEKLHPFDSSKWGRICKFLTAEGHLEKSRVIEPLDASKEDLLVVHTESYLNSLKSSFRVAAIVEVPPVTLIPNWVVQQKLLYPFKKQVGGSILSAKLALERGWAVNVGGGFHHCSAEEGGGFCAYADITLCIQFAFVRLNISRVMIIDLDAHQGNGHEKDFANDGRVYILDMYNAGIYPFDHAAKRHIDQKVELVSGTKTDDYLDQLDKALKVAQSRFQPQLIVYNAGTDILDGDPLGNLNISPEGVVIRDEKVFRFAKDQNIPLLMLTSGGYMKSSARVIADSIINLSQKNLIQLGGQLG; via the exons atGTCCTCCTCGTCCGCCGCCCCGAAAGGGCCCACCCCGGCGGACGCGCTCCGCCGCAACCGCATCCTCTCCAGCAAGCTCTACTTCGACGTCCCGGGCTCCAAG GCTCCGGTGGTCTACTCGGCGGCGTACGACATCGCCTTCCTCGGAATCGAGAAGCT GCACCCGTTCGACTCCTCCAAATGGGGCCGGATATGCAAGTTCCTCACCGCAGAAGGCCACCTGGAGAAGAGCAGAGTGATTGAGCCGCTGGATGCTTCCAAGGAGGACTTACTGGTG GTTCACACGGAGTCATACTTGAACAGCCTCAAGAGCAGCTTCAGAGTTGCAGCCATTGTGGAG GTTCCTCCGGTAACGCTCATTCCTAATTGGGTGGTGCAGCAAAAGCTACTGTACCCCTTCAAGAAACAG GTGGGTGGGTCCATTTTATCAGCCAAGCTTGCGCTCGAGAGAGGATGGGCCGTTAATGTCGGTGGAGGATTTCACCATTGTTCGGCAGAGGAAGGGGGTGGGTTTTGTGCATACGCTGATATTACGCTCTGCATTCAGTTTGCCTTCGTCCGGTTAAATATTTCAAG AGTAATGATCATAGATCTGGATGCTCACCAAGGAAATGGCCATGAAAAGGATTTCGCTAATGATG GAAGGGTTTACATTTTGGACATGTACAATGCTGGAATTTATCCCTTC GACCACGCTGCTAAGCGGCATATTGATCAAAAAGTCGAGTTAGTT AGTGGGACAAAAACAGATGATTACTTGGATCAGCTTGACAAGGCTCTCAAG GTCGCACAAAGTAGATTTCAGCCCCAGTTGATTGTTTATAATGCTGGAACAGACATCCTGGATGGTGATCCATTGGGGAACTTGAAT ATAAGTCCTGAAGGTGTGGTGATTAGAGATGAGAAGGTGTTCAGGTTTGCAAAAGATCAGAACATTCCCCTTCTCATGCTGACATCAG GCGGCTACATGAAGTCGAGTGCACGAGTAATCGCTGATTCGATTATCAATCTCTCACAGAAGAACTTGATACAACTAGGTGGCCAGCTTGGCTAA